One stretch of Carettochelys insculpta isolate YL-2023 chromosome 20, ASM3395843v1, whole genome shotgun sequence DNA includes these proteins:
- the SDK2 gene encoding protein sidekick-2 isoform X3, whose product MGAGAGRGGDGGDSEAQLPGQHPRGLPGGPEEVHGVFHLGAVLHHARGWPAQPSAAAPGPVGHLSFSEILDTSLKVSWQEPLEKNGILTGYRISWEEYNRTNTRVTHYLPNVTLEYRVTGLTALTTYTIEVAAMTSKGQGQVSSSTISSGVPPELPGAPTNLGISNIGPRSVTLQFRPGYDGKTSISRWLVEAQVGQVGENEEWELIHQVANDPDARSMEVPNLHPYTYYSFRLRQVNIVGTSPPSLPSRRVQTLQAPPDVAPANVTLRTASETSLWLRWVPLAELDYNGSPEAVGYRLRHWRADGRGRAVVHAVHDRREREYTLEDLEEWSEYRVQVQAFNAIGAGPWSRVVVGRTRESVPSAGPSNVSALATTSSSVLVRWGEIPEADRNGLILGYKVAYKEKDSDAGAWFWLAEGNASRSAQLSGLGKYVLYEIRVLAYTRVGDGVPSHPPILERTLDDVPGPPMGILFPEVRTTSVRLIWQPPAAPNGIILAYQITHRLNTTSANTASVEVLNPSTRQYTAAGLQPESTYLFRITAQTRKGWGEAAEALVVTTEKRDRPQPPSKPVVQQEDVKARSVLLCWEPGSDGLSPVRYYTVQTRELPAGEWMLHSASISHNASSFVVDRLKPFTSYKFRVKATNDIGDSEYSHESESLTTLQAAPEEAPTILSVTPHTTTSVLIRWQPPAEDKINGILLGFRIRYRELVPDGLRSFTTRGIGSPGARWTELTPGYAVRNLTGAGLTHHELDNLSKHRRYEIRVSVYNAVGEGPSSPPQEVFVGEAVPTAPPQKVTVQTATATQLDVTWEPPPREAQNGDIQGYKIYFWEAQRQNGTERVKTLFLPENGAKLKNLTGYTAYLISVSAFNAAGDGPRSAPVQGRTQQAAPSAPSTIRFSELTTTSVNVSWELPLLPNGILEGYRLVYEPCTPVDGVSKIVTVDVKGNSPLWLKVKDLAEGVTYRFRIRAKTFTYGPEIEANITTGPGEGAPGPPGEPFISRYGSAITIHWASGEPGKGPITRYVIEARPSDEGLWDILIKDIPREVTSYTFSMDILKQGVSYDFRVIAVNDYGYGTPSAPSPSVSAQRASPFYEEWWFLVVVALVGLIFILLLVFVLVIRGQSKKYTKKSDSGNNSKSNALSHGEMVSLDEGSFPALELNNRRLSVKNSFCRKNGIYTRSPPRPSPGSLHYSDEDVTKYNDLVPAESSSLTEKPSEISDSQGSDSEYEVDPAHQKAHSFVNHYISDPTYYNSWRRQQKGISRAQAYSYTESDSGDPDHGPASNSPQHGSLFRPKVSRTPPLQAPTNPPSQQSTLYRPPSSLAPGSRAPVAGFSSFV is encoded by the exons ATGGGAGCCGGAGCAGGTAGAGGAGGAGACGGTGGTGACAGTGAGGCCCAACTTCCAGGACAGCATCCACGTGGGCTACCTGGGGGGCCTGAAGAAGTTCACGGAGTATTTCACCTCGGTGCTGTGCTTCACCACGCCAGGGGATGGCCCGCGCAGCCCTCCGCAGCTG CACCCGGGCCCGTGGGGCACCTCAGCTTCAGCGAAATCCTGGACACGTCCCTGAAGGTCAGCTGGCAGGAGCCCCTGGAGAAGAACGGCATCCTGACAG GGTACCGCATCTCCTGGGAGGAATACAACCGCACCAACACGCGGGTGACGCACTACCTGCCCAACGTCACCCTGGAGTACCGCGTCACCGGCCTCACCGCCCTCACCACCTACACCATCGAAGTGGCCGCCATGACGtccaaggggcagggccaggtgtcCTCCTCCACCATCTCCTCCGGGGTCCCTCCAG AGCTCCCCGGTGCGCCGACCAACCTGGGCATCTCCAACATCGGCCCACGCTCCGTGACGCTGCAGTTCAGGCCCGGTTATGACGGGAAGACCTCCATTTCCCGCTGGCTGGTGGAAGCGCAG GTGGGTCAGGTTGGCGAGAACGAGGAGTGGGAGCTCATTCACCAGGTGGCCAATGACCCCGACGCCCGCTCCATGGAGGTGCCTAACCTCCACCCTTACACCTACTACAG CTTCCGCCTGCGGCAGGTGAACATCGTTGGCACCAGCCCGCCCAGCCTGCCCTCCAGGAGGGTGCAGACCCTACAAGCGCCGCCGGACGTGGCGCCTGCCAACGTCACCCTGCGGACGGCCAGCGAGACCAGCCTGTGGCTGCGCTGGGTG CCGCTGGCCGAGCTGGACTACAACGGCAGCCCGGAGGCAGTGGGCTACCGGCTGCGGCACTGGCGTGCGGACGGGCGTGGCCGGGCGGTGGTGCACGCTGTTCACGACCGGCGGGAGCGGGAGTACACGCTGGAGGACCTGGAGGAGTGGAGCGAGTACCGCgtgcaggtccaggccttcaacGCCATCGGGGCCGGGCCCTGGAGCCGCGTCGTGGTGGGACGCACGCGGGAGTCAG TACCctcggctggccccagcaatgtctCGGCGCTGGCCACCACCTCCAGCAGCGTGCTGGTGCGATGGGGCGAGATCCCCGAGGCCGACCGCAACGGGCTCATCCTAGGCTACAAG GTCGCGTACAAGGAGAAGGACTCGGACGCGGGGGCCTGGTTCTGGCTGGCCGAGGGCAACGCCTCCCGCAGCGCCCAGCTGAGCGGCCTGGGCAAGTACGTGCTGTACGAGATCCGCGTGCTGGCCTACACCCGGGTGGGGGACGGCGTGCCCAGCCACCCGCCCATCCTGGAGAGGACTCTGGACGACG TGCCTGGCCCCCCCATGGGCATCCTCTTCCCAGAAGTGAGAACCACCTCTGTCCGGCTGATCTGGCAGCCCCCCGCCGCGCCGAACGGCATCATCCTTG CCTACCAGATCACCCACCGCCTGAACACCACCAGCGCCAACACCGCCAGCGTGGAGGTGCTCAACCCCAGCACCCGCCAGTACACAGCCGCCGGCCTGCAGCCGGAGTCAACCTACCTCTTCCGCATCACGGCGCAGACCCGCAAAGGCTGGGGCGAGGCAGCCGAGGCGCTGGTGGTGACCACCGAGAAGAGAG ACCGCCCGCAGCCCCCCAGCAAGCCCGTGGTGCAGCAGGAGGACGTGAAGGCCCGCAgcgtgctgctgtgctgggagccGGGCAGCGACGGCCTCTCCCCGGTCCGGTACTACACCGTGCAGACCCGCGAGCTGCCGGCTGGCGAGTGGATGCTGCACTCGGCCTCCATCAGCCACAACGCCTCCTCCTTCGTCGTGGACAG gTTGAAGCCCTTCACCTCCTACAAGTTCCGCGTCAAGGCCACTAATGACATTGGGGACAGCGAGTACAGCCACGAGTCGGAGTCGCTCACCACCCTGCAGGCCG cccctgaggaaGCCCCCACCATCCTCTCGGTCACGCCTCACACCACCACCTCTGTCCTGATCCGCTGGCAG CCCCCCGCTGAGGACAAGATCAATGGGATCCTGCTGGGTTTCCGGATCCGCTACCGCGAGCTGGTCCCCGACGGGCTGCGCAGCTTCACCACACGCGGCATTGGCAGCCCCGGCGCCAGGTGGACGGAGCTCACGC CAGGGTACGCCGTGCGGAACCTGACCGGAGCCGGCCTCACGCACCACGAACTGGACA ACCTGAGCAAGCACAGGCGCTACGAGATCCGCGTGAGCGTCTACAACGCCGTGGGCGAGGGGCCCTCCAGCCCGCCCCAGGAGGTCTTTGTGGGCGAGGCGG TGCCCACGGCCCCGCCGCAGAAGGTAACTGTCCAGACCGCCACGGCCACCCAGCTGGATGTCACGTGGGAGCCGCCACCCCGGGAGGCGCAGAACGGCGACATCCAGGGCTATAAG ATCTACTTCTGGGAGGCCCAGCGGCAGAACGGCACCGAGCGGGTGAAGACGCTCTTCCTGCCCGAGAACGGGGCCAAGCTGAAGAACCTCACGGGATACACCGCGTACCTGATCAGCGTCTCGGCCTTCaacgccgccggcgacgggcccCGCAGCGCCCCCGTCCAGGGCAGGACGCAGCAGGCAG cccccagcgctcccagcACCATCCGCTTCAGCGAGCTGACCACCACCTCGGTGAATGTCTCCTGGGAGCTTCCTCTGCTGCCCAATGGCATCCTGGAAGGGTACAGGCTGGTCTACGAGCCCTGCACGCCCGTGGACG GCGTGAGTAAGATCGTGACGGTGGACGTAAAGGGGAACAGCCCCTTGTGGCTGAAGGTGAAGGACCTGGCGGAGGGCGTCACCTACCGGTTCCGGATCCGGGCCAAAACCTTCACCTACGGGCCCGAGATCGAggccaacatcaccactgggccAGGGGAAG GTGCCCCCGGGCCGCCGGGTGAGCCCTTCATCTCCCGATACGGCTCAGCCATCACCATCCACTGGGCGAGCGGGGAGCCCGGCAAGGGACCCATCACCCGATACGTCATCGAGGCTCGGCCCTCCG ACGAGGGGCTGTGGGACATCCTCATCAAGGACATCCCCCGGGAGGTGACCTCCTACACCTTCAGCATGGACATCCTGAAGCAGGGGGTCAGCTACGACTTCCGGGTCATCGCGGTCAACGACTACGGCTACGGGACGCccagcgcgccctccccgtccGTCTCAG CCCAGAGGGCCAGCCCCTTCTACGAGGAGTGGTGGTTCCTGGTGGTCGTCGCCCTGGTCGGGCTCATCTTCATCCTCCTCCTGGTCTTCGTCCTCGTCATCCGCGGGCAGAGCAAGAAGTACACCAAGAAGTCGGACTCAG GGAACAACTCCAAGTCCAATGCGCTGAGCCACGGCGAGATGGTGAGTCTGGATGAgggcagcttccctgccctggagctcaACAACCGGCGCCTCTCCGTCAAGAACTCCTTCTGCAGGAAGAACGGCATCTACACCAG GTCCCCGCCGCGGCCCAGCCCCGGGAGCCTGCACTACTCCGACGAGGACGTCACCAAGTACAACGACCTCGTGCCGGCCGAGAGCAGCAGCCTGACAGAGAAGCCCTCGGAGATCTCCGACTCCCAG GGCAGCGACAGCGAGTACGAGGTGGATCCGGCCCACCAGAAGGCCCACTCCTTCGTCAACCACTACATCAGCGACCCAACCTACTACAACTCCTGGCGGCGGCAGCAGAAGGGCATCTCGCGAGCCCAGGCCTACAGCTACACAGAGAGCGACTCCGGCGACCCCGACCACGGCCCTGCATCCAACAGCCCCCAGCACGGCAGCCTCTTCCGCCCCAAAGTCAG